A genomic window from Sceloporus undulatus isolate JIND9_A2432 ecotype Alabama chromosome 9, SceUnd_v1.1, whole genome shotgun sequence includes:
- the PAQR7 gene encoding membrane progestin receptor alpha, giving the protein MATIVSEKLGHLFLNIQHLRRVPRLLEEALPPSSCTVGASDVPRVFQKPYIHAGYRPLHRTWKYYFLSLFQRHNEAVNVWTHLVAALVLAVRFWQLSQAVDFLGDPHTQPLFVIAASSIIYSTFSTLAHLLQAKSEFWHCAFFFLDYVGVATYQYSSALVHYYYAIEPEWHAQIASFYIPGAVLLAWLSCAGSCYAKYRCPHLSSLLGRLCQEMPSAVAYALDISPVLHRIYTSSSSGVTDLALLYHKCHVLFFLIGAFFFAYPYPEKWFPGKCHFVGQGHQVFHVFLILCTLTQVEAVLLDYEMRRPIYSQLHGGLAPLFSSLCLLVVLFCSLTALYMTAKVKRKLLQKED; this is encoded by the coding sequence ATGGCAACGATTGTGTCAGAAAAGCTTGGCCACCTTTTCCTGAACATCCAGCACTTAAGGAGGGTCCCTCGGCTCCTGGAAGAGGCGCTTCCCCCTTCTTCTTGCACCGTGGGGGCATCGGATGTACCCCGGGTTTTCCAAAAGCCCTACATCCACGCTGGCTACCGACCCCTCCACCGGACCTGGAAGTATTACTTCCTGTCACTTTTCCAGCGGCACAATGAGGCAGTCAACGTCTGGACCCACCTGGTGGCTGCCCTCGTCTTGGCAGTGAGGTTCTGGCAGCTCTCTCAGGCCGTGGATTTCTTGGGAGACCCTCACACACAGCCTCTTTTTGTCATTGCAGCCTCTTCCATCATCTACTCAACCTTCAGCACTTTGGCACACCTCTTGCAGGCCAAGTCGGAATTCTGGCACTGTGCTTTTTTCTTCTTGGACTATGTGGGAGTAGCCACCTACCAGTACAGCAGTGCCTTGGTGCACTACTATTATGCCATTGAGCCTGAGTGGCATGCACAGATTGCCAGCTTTTACATCCCAGGAGCTGTTCTGCTGGCATGGCTCTCCTGTGCTGGCTCCTGCTATGCCAAATACCGGTGCCCACACCTCTCATCTCTGCTGGGCAGGCTGTGCCAGGAGATGCCGTCGGCTGTGGCCTACGCTTTGGACATTAGTCCAGTACTTCACCGCATTtatacctcctcctcttctggagtCACAGACTTGGCTCTTTTGTATCACAAGTGCCACGTTCTTTTTTTCCTGATCGGGGCCTTCTTTTTTGCCTATCCATACCCTGAAAAATGGTTTCCAGGGAAATGCCACTTTGTTGGCCAGGGGCACCAGGTCTTTCATGTCTTCCTCATCCTTTGCACACTCACTCAGGTGGAGGCCGTGCTTCTGGATTACGAGATGAGGCGACCCATCTACTCCCAGCTCCATGGCGGCCTGGCCCCACTCTTTTCTTCCCTGTGCCTTCTGGTGGTACTTTTCTGCAGCCTCACAGCTCTATACATGACAGCCAAAGTGAAACGCAAGTTGCTTCAAAAAGAGGATTGA